From Columba livia isolate bColLiv1 breed racing homer chromosome 5, bColLiv1.pat.W.v2, whole genome shotgun sequence, one genomic window encodes:
- the RAD51 gene encoding DNA repair protein RAD51 homolog 1 produces MAMQLEANADTSAEDESFGPQLVSRLEQCGINANDVKKLEEAGFHTVEAVAYAPKKELLNIKGISEAKADKILAEAAKLVPMGFTTATEFHQRRSEIIQITTGSKELDKLLQGGIETGSITELFGEFRTGKTQLCHTLAVTCQLPIDRGGGEGKAMYIDTEGTFRPERLLAVAERYGLSGSDVLDNVAYARGFNTDHQTQLLYQASAMMAESRYALLIVDSATALYRTDYSGRGELAARQMHLARFLRMLLRLADEFGVAVVITNQVVAQVDGAAMFAADPKKPIGGNIIAHASTTRLYLRKGRGETRICKIYDSPCLPEAEAMFAINADGVGDAKD; encoded by the exons ATGGCGATGCAGCTGGAGGCAAACGCAGACACCTCGGCGGAGGACGAGAGCTTTGGGCCACAGCTCGTCTCCAGGCTGGAG CAATGTGGCATAAACGCAAATGACGTGAAGAAATTAGAAGAAGCGGGATTTCACACAGTTGAGGCTGTTGCTTACGCACCAAAGAAGGAGCTGCTAAATATTAAAGGCATCAGTGAAGCCAAAGCTGACAAAATCTTG GCTGAGGCAGCTAAACTGGTTCCGATGGGTTTCACCACAGCAACGGAGTTCCACCAGCGAAGGTCGGAGATCATCCAGATCACCACCGGCTCCAAAGAACTCGATAAACTTCTTCAAG GAGGAATAGAAACAGGGTCCATAACAGAGTTATTTGGGGAGTTCCGTACTGGGAAAACACAGCTGTGCCATACCCTGGCTGTAACCTGTCAA ctGCCCATCGACCGGGGAGGCGGGGAAGGAAAAGCCATGTACATCGACACCGAGGGCACCTTCCGCCCGGAGCGGCTCCTCGCCGTGGCCGAACG GTATGGCTTGTCTGGCAGTGACGTCCTGGATAACGTGGCGTACGCTCGAGGTTTTAACACGGATCACCAGACCCAGCTCCTGTATCAGGCGTCTGCTATGATGGCCGAGTCCCG GTACGCGCTGCTGATCGTGGACAGCGCCACGGCGCTGTACCGCACCGACTACTCGGGCAGGGGCGAGCTGGCGGCGCGGCAGATGCACCTGGCGCGGTTCCTGCGGATGCTGCTGCGCCTGGCCGACGAG TTCGGCGTGGCGGTCGTGATCACCAACCAAGTGGTGGCGCAGGTGGACGGAGCTGCCATGTTCGCTGCAGATCCCAAAAAACCCATCGGAGGAAACATCATCGCCCACGCTTCCACCACGAG ACTGTATCTGCGAAAAGGCCGCGGTGAAACCAGAATCTGCAAGATTTACGACTCGCCGTGCCTGCCCGAGGCTGAAGCCATGTTTGCCATCAACGCTGACGGCGTGGGCGACGCTAAAGACTGA